The Marasmius oreades isolate 03SP1 chromosome 2, whole genome shotgun sequence genomic sequence GTTTACTCACTGATGTCTCCCATCGCGACGCTGATGGCTTCTGATCCATCGGCCACTACGACGCACCGACATCCCATTCGTAATAGTAAGGTCTCGATGATTTTAGCGGTAATTGGGTTGTCCTCGGCCAGGAGACATGTTACCGCGCGATCAGTTGGGTCCGGACCTTTCCTCAAGTCGATAGAATGCACAGACGATGGCGGAGTATTGGTAGAGCCATGTCCAACGGAAGACGCCCACGTTTCCGAACCCGAACCTTCTCCGCCACTGGATGCAGAAGCGGTGCGCAGGCGACTTGGCATAGAGTTCCGTCGATCACCTCCGTCCATATGGTTAAGTTTGAACCGTTCGACAGCCCCATATTCTGAGAGCTTACGGGCATGGCTTCCACCACTCACACCGGCGCTACCAGGTGTCGAAGGGGGAATGCTTGCACGCGACGGAGATGATGCTAAAGAGGAGGTGGATGTCGCCGGGGAAGGTGGATTAGTCGGCATGTTCTTCTGGTCCACGTTAGTCACGACACTAGGTGGTTTCTTCATGCGGTGAGAAATACTTCGCTTCCGGTTATGCAGACCGGTTGACTCTGAGATAGCGTGCGTGAGTGGAACCATTTGATCCGTCTTCATCTTTCTGATGAGATCGTCATTTGCTTGCTTCAGAACGGGCACATTCTTGTAGCTGAAAGAGCCAAAGTCGTCGGTTCCCGGAGCGGAAGCCATTTCCCGACCCGCGATAGGTACAGGTAAAGAGGGAGGCGGCATCGTTGGATCAACAACTGGGCTGTTAAGTGCAGACTGTCCGGTAACCGCTACCTGGTCATCGTCTTGGAACAACATAGGTATGGCTCCGCGAGGGTCAAAGTAATCAGTGGACTCTGGATCGTTGACCTGCGGAATGAATGCCGCTTCCGTGATTGTGACCTTGTCCCATTCGATGCTACGGAAGAACGGGTGTGCTTTGACTTCATCTGCGCCATTCGCACCAAGGCGAGCCTCTGGATCAATAGTCAGGAGTCTCTGCATAAAATCACGGGCTTCTTCGGAGAAGTCAACCCATTCATCATGCCATTCCACATGTCCAGACAAGATGTTTTCAAACACCTTTTCAGGAGTATCGTCATGGAACGGTGGAATTCCATACAAGAATTCATAGGTGATCACACCCAAAGCCCACTGCGGTACAGGGGTTAGCCAAGCGGAATCTGACTTTGCAAGGAAGAAAAGCCTACCCAGTCAACAGCAGCGTCATCCTTTCGCAAACCAAGAATAGTTTCTGGAGCGAGATAATCCGGTGTACCAACAAATTTCTGTTCACCAGGAGGTGTTCCACTagcagaatttgaatttgaatgtgAATGCGATCTCAAATCGGTCGTGAGCTCGGTGGCGAATGACTGCAGTGGACTCTCAGCCGTCTTTGGTCGAAGATTGTAAAGCACGTTGGCCGAGTCCCAACCATTTGTTTCACCTGCGACATCATCTGTGGAGGACAGATAAGGGGAGCTTCCTACGCGGGGAACCGAATTCGTCCGTTGGGTGAAATACGAACCTCCATCATTAGGAAACAACGGAGACGACAGATAAGCGGAGTCTATGGAGGGGGGTCGAGAACGCGAGCTGTATCTGGCATAACCGCGCCCCTGCTGACTATCACGAGTCTGTCGTCCGAGTAAACCAATCCTGCTCAAACCGAAATCAGTAAGCTTCAAGTGACCATGCTGGTCAATCAGTAGATTATCAGGTTTGAGGTCACTAGAGATAGACTCAGCTACGATGTTTGTCTTCCAAGAAATCAAACATACCGATGAACAACACCTCGTTGATGTAAGTACTCGAGGCCAAGAACAACCTCCGCAATGTAATTTTTTGTCCACTCCTCTGGTAAAGACCCCAAGGATTTGATGAGTGCAGCGCAGTCACCGCCGTTGAGGTATTCCATCACCAGATATAGGTTATCCCTGCTCTGAAAAGTAAAGTACAGCTTTGCGACAAAAGGCGAGTCGGCTTGTTTCATCAGGATCATGCGCTCAGCTTTGACATTCGTGATCTGATTCTTCGCAATCATGTCCGCCTTCTTCAAAACTTTGATTGCGTAGTAGTCACCAGTAATTTTCTTCTTGGCGAGGAAGACAGAGCCAAATGCACCTTTGCTGATGGGTTTGATTATGTCGAAGTCCTTTATCGAAGTCGGGGCTGAACGGGATAAGGGAGCAGCGGAGGGTTGTCGGGGGGAAAGCGGACCAGTGGAAGTCATGATGGGATTTATAGTCGAATGCCGTCGATGACCACGCTTCTGCGATGGTTCTCGTGTGAGGCTACCAGAAGTGCCATCTCGAGGATGCACTTGAGGGGACGCGGGAGGCGTCACTACTAGCTTGGGTTCGAGCAAACTCGAAGATGATTTGCGGGTTTTAATTGTCACGCTCCTTGGATCGTCCAGACTCATGGCAGGTACCGACTCCTCCGGATACTGGGATGCGACAATCGGAGCTGCAAGAGCAAGAGGTGACGAGATCGAAGAAGGGGTAGAGGATCGCGTATGCAACGGTCGATTTCCATAGGAAACAGGACTCGACATGGGCACTACGGAACCAGGACGAGGTTCCAGAGGTGTAACAGGTGCAGGGGACGAGCCTACTGGAGTCGGATCGGCACCCGTGAATGCATATTCAGATGTTGTGCTAGAATGATCGTCCTCCTCCCTTTCCACTCCCGTTGACGACAACGCAGGGGGTACCGAAagctcttctccttcactaTCACTATCACTGCCACTAGAGTCATCCTCTTCCATCGAAGTAACATATACACCCACTCTGTCCTGCCATTCACACCAGATTTTTTCTGCATATCGAATCGTATTCTGCATCCGCACCACAGAATCAACCTTTTGTCGCATTACCCGTTCCACATCCTGCACAAGTTGGTTCAATGCAGCATCCTCAATGGCCGGCTTGCTCCAGTTTCTGACTTGAGACATCTTCCTTTCCGAACTGGGGGATAGTAATCTCTGCCTCTCAATGGGTTCTTttgcttcttcctccttcagaGAGGGAACAGCAACCTCTGCGGCTATCTGGAGAATATCTTCCAATTGGTCAAGCAGTCTCCTTTGCATCTTCTTTACACCAAACTTTTGCATCTTGTTCACCCGAAATAAGGCGAGGGGGGATGCGATGCCAGGAGAGGATGGTCTAAAGATCGGCACCCCGCGATACTCCGGTACAGTAACGACCGATGAGCGATCCATGGCGACACACAAATCCCTGATGGTGGCCCTCAGTTCCGCGATAGATTCGTTGCATTCGCCTATTTCAGCTTCGAGGCGGTGAGTCTCCACACATGTTTCACTGTGTTTTTCGAAATACCACTGGGGAACTTGGCACTCGCATATCCGGCAAAGTATAGGTTCAGCACTAATAGGGAGCGGGAAAGGAAGAGGCGTTTCAGGTACGGGTACTTCGCCTGTCGGTTCTGGTGCAGAGAGTTTACGACAGATGGGTGGCGGCGGTTCGTATTCGCTCTCCTCCATCTGACCAGCCGAAACGAGCATTATAGCTGACTCTTGCTCATAACGGGGAGGAGCAATTGGCTTGATAACCCACATCGTGTGCGAGGGCTCACCGTCTTCGCGATCAATCATGAGCATGCCTTTGCCTTCCATCTGCTGGTAAAGCACCCTGGATTGTGAGTAATCACGATCACTTTCTGGCTCCACCCTGAGCCTAAACCGCGCTTCGACAGTATGGGAATCGTCTTCTAGAAGTTGTTGGGTCGCAGCATTGAAGACATGAGCATCAGCAGAATGTAGTTGCAATGACACTCTAGTACCGAACAGTTCATCCGGGTCCGTGCTAAATGAACAATGAAAATTTCAGCATAATAAAGATGCGAATGGAATGGAAATGTTACCCCACTACCACCCTCCACGCGTAATTAATCCAAATCAAATGGTCTCCGTCCAAACTAAGTTCTAACACGATATTCTGATTTTGAGCGGTTTCGGCCTGTAACCTCAACCTTTCGGTTGCCAGCACTCGTGCCGAATCTGAATGGACATGTGTGTGTGTTTTGGATACACTGCGGGAGTGGCCCTCCCGAGGATCGGTAAGATTGGTGAGCGTTTTTGGATGGTCGTCTCTTGGACGCCGTCCGTGACTAGGCGGTCTGTGAAGACGATGTCTGTTGTCATCTTCCGGGTTGAGCCTGAAACCTTCTAGTTCAGGGGATCCTTGTGGCCGAGAAGGTTCAGGTGCGGATTCATCAGCGGGTTTGGTCACAAATGTCAAGGGCTCGTCAAGTTCAtcgtcgttgtcgtcaaAGTTCCAAAACTGCTTCTCGGCTTCCCACCATTCAACAACTCGGTTGAGACTTGCGACAGCAAGCAGTACTTGAACGTACCAATTGCGTCCATGCCAGTCGGGATGAGTCTCCCATGCCTTCCCAATGTCCTGGACTCTTTCCACAAGAGACTCACACACTTTGGGCTGAGCAGTGAGTTGCGTGATGGACATGTCAATGATTTCTGTAGCTATGCCTATGAGTTCGTATAGGGTGGACATAATCGGGTCGATGGGATCATCAACTAAGATTCGCGAAGCACGACGATTAGAAGGAGGGTTGGATGTGTAATCGGAGAATGAAGCATGACTCGAGATGGGCGGGAGGGGTGATCTGGAGCGCGAAGTGGATCTGGAACTGTGACCGGACCGGGGAGGACGAGAGGGAATATGAATGGTACGAGACAGGCGGCGCGAAGGGAGTCCCTGGTTCGCCCATGAAGTGGAGGCGGATGGGCTGCTCTGTTTCCGAGTAAGTGGTGCTTCGGGCAGCATGACAGTGGAACCAGCAGGTGAGGAAGAGATTGCACTGGAGGACATGGAAGCAGAGAGAGGCCGTTCCCAAGAAAGGGTCTGTTGCCGCCTAATAGCCCCTGGGCTCATGGAAGTCGATGAAGACGCTGAGTAGAGAGCAGAATGAGAGGATGAATGAGTCAACACTGGAGAAACGCTGAGGTCGTCATCAGGGGACCCACGTTGTCGGCTGTGACGACCATGGTACTCAACTTCGGCTTCATAGCCGCCATCTGAGCTGCAGTCGTCGTTCTGCGGAGCAGACCGAAATTCTGCAGGCTGGAAGGCAAAAGGATGGTCACGGTATGGATCTCCGTCTCCATAATGTGAGTCCTTCTCTCGATATTCCCTGTCAGGTTCATGATCCCCCTCCTTGAGACGCTCCTCAAAGAAAACGGTGATATTGTTGGTGACCCGCTGGAGTTCCTTGTCACATTCGGCTTTGGCAGCTTTGAGGCGGCGAGTTACATGGCGCCTAACGAAGGGCATAGAGACCGTGTTGGAACCAGAGCCATTCTGATGACTGCCCTGGCTGGGAGCGGGAGAAAGAACGGTTTCTGGTAAAAAAACGAGAGGACTGGGAGGTTGTCGACGCTGCAGAGCAGAATCTGACATGGAAAAGGTGGAATGCCTGTATCAGCGATAACTGCACCCTCAAGCTATGAGAGAATTGGGTAGGCCAGAGTGAAGGAAAaaatgaggaagatgaggaaaatTAGTAAAACTAAGAGGATGGTGGTGTACAGGATCAAGAATTCATGAGAGAGGGAGACTGGGAGATTGAGGGATACCGGGGTGTTGTTGGTGGGAGTGTGAGACAAGCGGACCTATTGCTTACTCAATTAAGCCTAGTACACCTGTTCCTCGACGCGTTCCCCGTCGTCCATCATGCTCGCTGCACTTCGTGGGGCAGCGCATACAACGCGAAAGTCTTTCAGAGCATTCTCCTCGACGACAAGTTTGGCCAATGCCACCAAAAAAGATGCAGAGTCTTTCAGACTACTGCGCAACATGGTTAACGCAGCCGCCCAAAATAGTCAATCTGCTAGTATGTATCGCTCTCGTTAACTTCACATTGCTTCTCACTAACACCTTTACCCGACTCAAGCTTTCATCCAGAACCCCAACTCCCAATACAGATCTTTCGAATACAATACGGTACGGTATCACTTCTCACTTGTCGTATCGTGGTGACTGAAGCCCTTTTTACACGTTCTAGTTCATCACACCCGACAGGCTCAAGTACAACAACGTTCTTAAAACCGAACGACGACATCTCACAAGACCAAAAGTTGGCCCTTCGAAACGCGAGGCTCGAAAAGCGGATCCCTTTTACCAATTAAATATAGACCCCCTCGACATGGCCCTCAACCCCTTCGTTCTGAACAATTATGTTTCCGATATGGGAAAAATTTACGGCCGCAATGTCACTAACCTCACCATGAAAAATCAGAGAAGGCTCGGGAAGGCCATTAGGAGAGCAAAAATGATGGGTGTCATTCCGGTTCTTAGTAAACGAAACATTTTGCAAAATGGGGTTTCCAATTACCGTGGCTAGACCTTCCAAATACATCCCCCATCTAATTCTCCACCTTATACTTGACGACGGAACCATTGGAACCTTTCTGACACAGCCTGTGAATAAACTAAATGTAGATGCCAACCGAGAGCTCCACCGACTCGGAACCACCACCCTGTTTGTACCTTCCCAGATGCATCATCAGCACACGAGGTACATCTTATCGCCAATTGGTGTTGTTCTAGAATTCAGTGGATCAGCAATACGAACGTTTCATGTAAGTGTGTCATTAAAGAACATCGTGACGTTTCAGATTCAAGAAAGATCCCATTACCATCTGTCGAACTTACAGCGGTCAAAAAAAAGACCGTGCCGTGCACCCCGCCCAAACAATTAGCTCCAGGCCCGATGCACCCCTAAGTAAAAGTGGCCGTAGGCCCACGTCGGGCCATTCAAACCACAGACCATGAGAAAATAAAAATTGTGCTAACCAGCTATATGTAAAGTGAAGCTCCTGTGACCCTATTTAAAAGTAATGGCGTGCCACTGCTAGGGGCCGGGTGACCTTTCCGAGAGCAAAAAGTCAAGAATTGGTTACACGAACTATCTCAACATTGTTTCACGGGGTTCTCTCTTATAGCTCCGCCAAAAGCATGGTACCCAAGTTCTGAACCACTTGGTCACCCATGGCTTTTTCCACTGCATCTTCCAAGTGCCGTTTTGGATCTTGTTTCCCAACGTGCCGTGTCTTCAGTTGCTCAGCAGTTAGGGTTGACTCTTCTTGAACCGACTTGTTATAGGCTTCGGAAAGTGTAAGCATAGCCTGAACAATGTAAGCATCCATCTTCCGGAAAAACTCGCATCGATTTCTATACCTTAATGGACTTTTCGTTACTCTCCTTGTGCAGGTTGAAGTCGCGCAATTTCAAACCCTCCGTCCAATTTCGCTTGTGAAGGTTCATGAGCATGGATTCTTCAAGAGGTGTTTTCCGGTAATTCACGGCGATCGAGTAGTAATGTCTATTCAACCCATGGATTAAAGCTTGTATCGATGGTTTATTGATGTGGCCGATGTTTGACGTGGTTTGACGCGGTTCACGTCCAGAGATAACGGTCTGGGGGTTGATGAGACGGAAGGCATCGATGACGACCTTTCCTTTCACGGACTGTATGGGGTCAACGACGACCGCGACGGAACGAGAGTTGAGAGATTCAAAGGACTGTAACGGAAGTTAGTACGAATCCCCCGAAGTCACATGAGAGATGAAACCTGTTGTGTGTTGATATCAACGCTCGACAACCAACATCCGAACCCTGGATGCGAATGATACCAGCCCACCACCATTTCCGGCCTTTCAACGCATCTCAGCATTTGTAGTAGATTCCAGTAACAAACCGACATACCGGCCAGTCTGTTTCAACATGTCCAACATCTTCGTCTGGAAAACGTGGTCCACGGACTCTACACTGACTGTTGTTCCAGATTGTGGCATTGCAAAAACATCGATAACTTGAATAGTGTATTCGTCCACGAATTCGCCGAGCATTAGTCCCATAACTTCCATCGGAACACCGGCACGCCCGTGTTTAAGCATCTATGAGAGATGATAAGAATGAAGGGTTGAGAAATTGCTCCGGCATTCACCTTTAAAAGTGCCAACGACGAGATGTGTATAACTTCACCGCTAAATCAACGGTTACAAGATCGTGAGTACATTTACTGGGTTATTGGGAAATTGGATCACTTGTCTGGAGTAGTTGAATCACCTCGAGGCATTCCCCCGGCACCTGGCATCATCATTGAAAAGTCTGAGTCCATGTTGAATTGAGTTGtgggaagaagagagaagaaggctTACGCGTTCGCGTGCTATGCGTTTTGCTCGCTTACGTACGACCTGGAACAGTTACAGGCGCTAAAAACCCAATTCTACCACCCTCCATGATTCTAAGACTAGATGGGTTCAAGTGAGCTTTCAGATGCTCTGAATCCTTATTATACCCAGTCTAGAAATCAGACATCCTCACTTCAGCCTGTAACACAGTCTCCCCAACTTCATGTCACTCTTCCAGAAAACCAATGCCACCAACAATCACCGGTGACAAGGTAAGGACACCGCTGGTGGAAGATATAGATATATCAACACACTGATTAAATGATCAGAGCCAGACCCTCACCAGGTGGTCTCCAAGCTGTACAGGAACTACTACGAATTGTTTCTGCAACCCGGGAGGCTCAGGAAACGGAACGGGAACGTCGAATAGCATGGGAGAAGGAACAAGAAGTTAAACAAAGTCAGAGGCAAGCGGAGTTGGAGAGGCAAGTTTTAGAACTCAAACAAGAGGTTCTATTTCTACGACAAACCGTGAACTCGCATTCAACATCTCCTACACCAGCAACCCGTTCCCAGCCCTCGCATCTGTCGACCCCAATATCCCCTACTGGTCATATTAACAACACTAATTTTCAGCCCATCTTTATGCAAGGCTCTTCTTCGCGACCTTTGCAACAAGCCAGTCCACCATACTTGAACGATCACGGTGACCAACTTACGATAAATCAACATCATTCTCCAGGAATGAGAGAGAGAACCTCCTCTCTCTCTGTAACACCTGCACCCTCACCCGGTCTAAACGGGTCGACAGGCCCCTCCACTCAAACAACTTCCCGTCGAACTCCGCCTGCCAAGTTGAAGAAGAGACGGAGATCAGTCTCAAGCTCATCATCCAGCGATCACCACCGTGATTCGGACTCGGATTCCTCTTATACTCGTGCTCCTAAACGCCGAAGTCATCATGACAAACGTTGTCTTACTGTTCACGTACGCTGTCAAATCAGCTTGGTTAAAACCGTCACTGATTCGAGTGTAATTTAGCACGCAATGCGCCTCCATATCATTCGTCTCATGGGGTTGGAGAGTGACAAGAACCTCCCAGACAGTCATCCCGAAGGTCAAACATTGGATCCGATTGACCCTGTCCGTTTTGTATGGGATAAGACGACGAAGCAATCGGTCCACAACGCTCGAATGAAGACTCGCATTATGGAAGACCTGAAAGAGAATCGACGGCGGCTCTATAAACACGTGCCTGACCGTGACTTCAGCAAGAAAAATTTGGAATCCACATTTGACCAGTGTTTTACTACATTGCGTCAAAAATATAAAGCCCAGAAAGACGACGCACTTGCTGAATATCAACGATTACGGGACACCACGAAGGCTCTCAAGGCTCGAAGGCTCGCAAGAAGAAAGGCGGTGAGTTTCTCTCCGAACTATCCCTTTTTTTCCCCACAATTTTTGATGGATTCCAATACGATAGAAGTTGGATAGTCGCGCCAGTGCACGTTTAAGAGTCTCCGCATTTGAACATCCAA encodes the following:
- a CDS encoding uncharacterized protein (BUSCO:EOG09264XLN) yields the protein MLAALRGAAHTTRKSFRAFSSTTSLANATKKDAESFRLLRNMVNAAAQNSQSATFIQNPNSQYRSFEYNTFITPDRLKYNNVLKTERRHLTRPKVGPSKREARKADPFYQLNIDPLDMALNPFVLNNYVSDMGKIYGRNVTNLTMKNQRRLGKAIRRAKMMGVIPVLSKRNILQNGVSNYRG
- the RPN11 gene encoding multicatalytic endopeptidase (MEROPS:MER0022005; BUSCO:EOG09263QB7), with the protein product MDSDFSMMMPGAGGMPRGDSTTPDNGEVIHISSLALLKMLKHGRAGVPMEVMGLMLGEFVDEYTIQVIDVFAMPQSGTTVSVESVDHVFQTKMLDMLKQTGRPEMVVGWYHSHPGFGCWLSSVDINTQQSFESLNSRSVAVVVDPIQSVKGKVVIDAFRLINPQTVISGREPRQTTSNIGHINKPSIQALIHGLNRHYYSIAVNYRKTPLEESMLMNLHKRNWTEGLKLRDFNLHKESNEKSIKAMLTLSEAYNKSVQEESTLTAEQLKTRHVGKQDPKRHLEDAVEKAMGDQVVQNLGTMLLAEL